TGTTGTGGAACATGCGTAAATCTTAACTTTACCCATCTCCTTAGCCTGCTTAAGTAGTTCCCACCAGGGTGGTAGTCCCACGCTTTGTATTGCTGAACCCACTGCGCTGGCAAACTGCGTGTAGTCACTGCTAATTCTTTCCATGGTCTTAGGCATGTAATTCTTGGATATAGCCAACAAGCCCCAGAAGGTGAAGAACACCTCCACCTCCCAACCACTGGCTGCGGCTGCGGATGTTAGTATGGCCACTGGGTATAGTTTATCTGCCGTGCCTGACCATGCTATTATTGATAGTTTTGCCATCGTATTTAGATGCATATAGTCCTATTTAAATAATATTTCATATAGTGCAGAAAATGCATAATTAATAGTCAAGGTTAGTGTTCAATGCTTACCTAATACTGATGTAACCATGTATGCCATGGTGCATATGGAATAATGCTAATTTGCTCAACTCAATACCATGGGTCAATGGCATCCACACTATTCACAGTGGTCTTCGGGTATATACCATACCTAGTGGTCCTAATATTCATATTAGGTATAATTTACAGGTTAGTCTCGTGGATAATGTCCCACGGGCTCACTGGGCTTTATAGCGTTGCTGTGATGCCCTATAGGGATAACTATGGTAAGGTCACCACGGAGGTCCTAAAGAGGATATTCCTATTCTACACATTGAATACCGCCGATAGGGAGTTACTCATTGGCTCCGTGTTATTCCACTGGGGCATTTGGATAGTACTCCTGGGCCACTTAGGCGTAATACTCCCAGAATCCACACTGGCTGGTTTCGGCATTACACCCAGCCTGCACATACTAATTGCCAAGTACCTCGGTGGCGCTGCTGGCCTCATGGCGCTCGTGGGCCTCTTGATACTACTGGCTAGGAGGGTTCGTGGGTCTTACATAAATGTTTATGAGTTCAGGGTTAGGGTTGCCGTGCCAATGCTGAGTTACCTAGATGATTACTTCGCCCTATCAATACTGCTTGCAATAGTGATAGTAGGCTTAGCGCAGACGCTTTGGCTCGAATCCGTACAACCCGGCTTCTTTGAGTATGATGTAACTCCATGGATTAACTATCTGGCGTCCTTCAACATATCTAAGGCTGTGGCTTACATATCCTCAGCACCACCAATAACCCTGGCCCACGTTATACTGGCCATGATATTCATAGCCTACTTCCCATGGGGTAAGTTGATACATCCCCTCTCCTTCTTATTAATGCCCACAGTAACAAGGCCCTCTATTAAGATTAGGCAGGTATAATATTATTCCTACATATTAAGCTGCATATTAATTATTAGATGAGAAATAGTGAATTTATTTTAATATAAACTCCACGTTATGGATGCCCGAGGAGCCCCATACGGAGTTTAAGTACGGTGATACGTCTGGGATAAAGCCCTTCTGGGCTAGGGAGGACCTTGTAAAGAGGCTGCATGATAAGGTGGGGCTGAAGTTGCCAGGTAAGGAGGATAGGGCATTGGTATTCAAGCACAGGTTGCTTGAGGAGTATGGTAGGAATAGGAATGTCAAGATGGCCGTGGAGGTGTGCGTACACTGCGGTGCATGCCTAACCGCATGCCCCACGTACATAACCACGGGCGATATACACAACTCGCCAGTGGGTAGGGCTGACCTGATTAGGTCCGTTATAAAGGCTGAGAAAATAAGTGGTAAATTATTCGGTAAACTCGTGGGGGCCACTAAGGTGCTTGATGATGAGTACCTAATGAAGGTGGCAACATACTACTATCAATGCCTCGAGTGTAGGAGGTGCTCCTACGTGTGCCCCTTCGGTATAGACCAGGCTGATTTGACGAGGACCGTTAGGTCAATACTCTACGAGGTGGGTATCATATCCAGGTACGTGGCCACCGTAATAGACACGGTTTACAGAACAGGGAATAACCTGGGGATAACACTAAAGGCCCTGTACTCAATAATTGACTTCGTAAAGAAGGAGATTAAGGAGGAGAAGGGGGTGGACGTTAAGGTAAAGATTGACGAACCAGCCTACGCACTATTGGTACCACCATCCGCGGACTTCTTCGCAAACATCGAGACCCTTAAGGGCTACATACTATTCCTAAACGCCATAGGCATGGACTTCACATTCAGCAGTGCCGTCCTGGAACACGCAAACTTTGGGTTATTCGTGGATGAGAGGCACATGAAGGCCATTGGGGAAAAGATCGTAAATGAAGCCAAGAGATTAGGCGTTAAGCTAGTCATTGCAGGTGAGTGTGGGCATGGATGGAGGGCAATCAAGAATTATGTAATACCAAGGCTCAGGGAGGAGGGCATGGACGGGGTCCACATATTCCACCTCGTGGTTGACGCTATAAAGAAGGGCGTGATAAAGCTGAACCCAGAGGCCAACGGAGACATAGTCTACACATTCCAGGACTCCTGCAACTACGCCAGGGGTGGCGACCTGACTGAGGAGCCCAGGTTCATAATGAAACACGTAGTAAAGAAATACGTAGAGCCGAGGAATGGCCGCGAAAAAACATGGTGCTGCGGCGGTGGGGGTGGGTTATTAACTGATGAGCTGATGCCCATTAGAATACAATACGCGAGGCTATGGTACGAAGACGCATTGAGCGTTGGTGCACAGCATGTAGTTAGGGCATGCGCAATATGTAAGGCTCAATTAGGCTATGTAATACCCCACTTGAATAAGATGTATCAAAGGAACATAACATACTCAGGGCTCATGGACCTACTTTACAGGGCATTGGTTACTAAATAGATGCATGAGGCGAAATACATTTATACTCTATAACTACTTAAATACACAGATGATTATTTCTAGAGAGAAGGATAATGAGGAGTTAAGGGGGATTCAAGGCATTATTAAGGATTACCTTAGGGTTAAGCGCATGGATGATTTTGTAAAGCGAATACTTAGTTATATAATCATGAGGGGGTCGGTGACCCTTTATAGGGTAGCCGTTGACCTGGGGATGAACTTCTCAACGGTTTATAAGAAGGCTAATTACATGGTTGAGGAGGGGTTAATAAGAAAGGCGCGGTTTAAACCCACGAGTTACCGCTATGAAAGCACAATCAAGGGACTACTATCGTGTGTGGCTTACGAATGCGCGGATTACAATTACGTGGTAAGCGCATTAAAGCGGAAATGGGGCCTCCCACAACTAAGGGATGAAGATGTGGCGGCACTACTCCACGTGTTAACATCATTCATAACTAGGAACAACTTCTCATTGGAATTACTGGAGATGCCGTTGAATACAGTATTCCTACTTTATAATAGCTGCGGCTCTGACATTTACAAATGCCTACTTAGCTATGGTGTAAGCAATGATGTGGCTAGTAGGATTAGTAATGTCTTTGCCTATTACATGGTTAGGTTCATGAGGAATTTAGTGGGTGAGTGGGGATACTTCGTAGAAACCGATAAGTACCAGGTGCTCATTGATTCAAAGGGCTTCGTGATAGCAGCTCTCTGCACGCTATGCGGTAGTACCAGGTACTGCACTGGTGAATTTGTATGCTCGAAGCTTTATGATAACCTACAGGGCATAATTAAAAGGGTGAAAACAATAAGGATTAATAATTCTAAACTAGACCTGAAACCGGATAATGAGCCTTGGTGGTAATAATGGGGAACTGAATAAGGAACAAATACCCAACACCAAACTATTGGCACTACTATACCTTGTGGAATTGTTAAGTAGTGATTCTAGGGAGAACATAATTCGCATTTTTAACGTAAGTAATGAAAAACCCATGGAACAGATAATGGGGTTTGCCCTAAACAACGGGTACTTAATGTACGTTAACAACCAACTTAAAATAACCCAAAGATCCCATGAAATACTCATGAATATACCTTGTGACGTACGTAGGAAGTCATTAAAATATTTATATAGGGTATGCCTACATTATTTAAAATTAAATCCAAGCAATGGCGAAGAATTTGAGAAATGCATTATGGTGGTTAATAATGTATTGCGGGAATTGTTGAAGATCGAGGGCAATCCACAACGTGCCATTAAGTACTTAAGACCATTGAGGACATTATACAATAATGTCCCAAATATTAATGATAAGGTTAGTATCTACCTGACCTACATTGATGGTTTAATTCAACTTGAACTTTATGATAAAGCCGTAAAGTCCCTGAGGAGGGTTTTGAAGAATATACAGGATATTAATTATGAGGGTATAGATAAGTTGAGGGCCATGCTATTTAATAGGCTTGGGGATATTGAGTATGAGATGGGTAAACTGGATACTGCAGTTCTTGATTATGAAGATGCATTGATGCATTCATTAAAGGCCAATGATCCTAACCTAATCGCCATTAGCATGTTCAACTACTATAGGTTGAGGGCCATGCTCTGTGAGTTATGTAATGATTATGAGAATATGCTGAGTTTCGTTGGTGAATGGGATATTAGGAACATCGCGATGAATAGTGGTGTTAATGATGAAATATCCACTAGGCTGAGGAAATTACTTGTAATATTACTACTGGGCGTGGGTAGGTATAGCGAGGCGGCTAATGTGCCGCTGGGCTATGACGAGGTCTCGCAATTCCTAAAGTCACTCATTGATGTGGCACTTGGTAGGGGTGAGTCCATGGGTACGGCGTACTCCAATGCCT
This is a stretch of genomic DNA from Vulcanisaeta thermophila. It encodes these proteins:
- a CDS encoding DsrE/DsrF/DrsH-like family protein — encoded protein: MAKLSIIAWSGTADKLYPVAILTSAAAASGWEVEVFFTFWGLLAISKNYMPKTMERISSDYTQFASAVGSAIQSVGLPPWWELLKQAKEMGKVKIYACSTTMDLLKLKREDLADFVDDVVGAASFLERSSDANVTLFI
- a CDS encoding respiratory nitrate reductase subunit gamma, with the protein product MASTLFTVVFGYIPYLVVLIFILGIIYRLVSWIMSHGLTGLYSVAVMPYRDNYGKVTTEVLKRIFLFYTLNTADRELLIGSVLFHWGIWIVLLGHLGVILPESTLAGFGITPSLHILIAKYLGGAAGLMALVGLLILLARRVRGSYINVYEFRVRVAVPMLSYLDDYFALSILLAIVIVGLAQTLWLESVQPGFFEYDVTPWINYLASFNISKAVAYISSAPPITLAHVILAMIFIAYFPWGKLIHPLSFLLMPTVTRPSIKIRQV
- a CDS encoding tetratricopeptide repeat protein, with translation MSLGGNNGELNKEQIPNTKLLALLYLVELLSSDSRENIIRIFNVSNEKPMEQIMGFALNNGYLMYVNNQLKITQRSHEILMNIPCDVRRKSLKYLYRVCLHYLKLNPSNGEEFEKCIMVVNNVLRELLKIEGNPQRAIKYLRPLRTLYNNVPNINDKVSIYLTYIDGLIQLELYDKAVKSLRRVLKNIQDINYEGIDKLRAMLFNRLGDIEYEMGKLDTAVLDYEDALMHSLKANDPNLIAISMFNYYRLRAMLCELCNDYENMLSFVGEWDIRNIAMNSGVNDEISTRLRKLLVILLLGVGRYSEAANVPLGYDEVSQFLKSLIDVALGRGESMGTAYSNALLSKLASLVNSILNIECPLIPGAKKPLEYMLDDTCNTLERDKLMLITCMIPKSLLTII
- a CDS encoding (Fe-S)-binding protein, yielding MPEEPHTEFKYGDTSGIKPFWAREDLVKRLHDKVGLKLPGKEDRALVFKHRLLEEYGRNRNVKMAVEVCVHCGACLTACPTYITTGDIHNSPVGRADLIRSVIKAEKISGKLFGKLVGATKVLDDEYLMKVATYYYQCLECRRCSYVCPFGIDQADLTRTVRSILYEVGIISRYVATVIDTVYRTGNNLGITLKALYSIIDFVKKEIKEEKGVDVKVKIDEPAYALLVPPSADFFANIETLKGYILFLNAIGMDFTFSSAVLEHANFGLFVDERHMKAIGEKIVNEAKRLGVKLVIAGECGHGWRAIKNYVIPRLREEGMDGVHIFHLVVDAIKKGVIKLNPEANGDIVYTFQDSCNYARGGDLTEEPRFIMKHVVKKYVEPRNGREKTWCCGGGGGLLTDELMPIRIQYARLWYEDALSVGAQHVVRACAICKAQLGYVIPHLNKMYQRNITYSGLMDLLYRALVTK